In the genome of Stomoxys calcitrans chromosome 4, idStoCalc2.1, whole genome shotgun sequence, the window GCATTAATATCCAAATCCTGGGCCGACAACAAAGTCTTCACTCCTGTCTGTTCAACTAGTTTTGCCGCATCGTCAGTGAAGCGCTCGaggaactttcttaacaaaacatgcattttgataaaaaaaaattcaataatttgcaagaattttttgtttgtaagacgatccATGGTTAACTTATAGAcccaactgaagatgtttgagagtgaaacaaaacatgaaatgtGTGGAGCTGttttaaccagtgttgccaaaaagattatagctaaaaaatcaccctttacttcaaTTTATTGTACTCCTATCGGAAACGCGAATGCAAATGTTAAACATTAATGTTAGCTAAAACACGATATTTGTATTCTGTATCGACTTTTTTCaagaaattgtttattttttaaacaatagTGTTTTGAGCCTGTAATCTTTTTTACAGGCTattgttgcaaaaaaaataaaaaagcgactatttaaagttttaatgTACAAAAGCTCCGATATGAACTTCACTTTATTCGACTGCTTCTTTTCTACGaatgatttaaaatttcaatgtatGCAAAAATGATCTCGAAAGTAACAGAAtgcatttaccaaaaaaaaaaggtttatgtacaaaaagatttattttaaacatacatacaataGAATTGACCAGTCTATGTAACTACAAATAGACTGGCAAGTGCTTAGATGTATGAGGGAGTATGTATGTTTATTAGTTGTGTGTATAATTGCACTGCTTGcaggtaccaaaatatgcactcgctttaaacaacaaaaaacctgAGTGCAGCGCaagtgcaagtgcatttatgcaATACAGGGCCGGACTTGCGGTTAACATCCTCCCCCCGTTGAAGTACTTGGGGCTTCAACAGAAAAATCAATAGGAAGCAAGGCTAGGTTTGTTACTGCTCGCTTAAAGATGCCACAGCTAGTTCGTATGTTCACCACTCGAGCGACTTCATCTTGACctttaataatttcaataacTCGTCCCAATTGCCATTTAAGTGGAGGTAAATTGTCGTCTTTAATGAGCACCAAACTTCCTAAGGAAATGTCTACGCCTTTTGCTTGCCATTTTGTTCGCTCTTGCAAGAGAGAAAGGTAGGAGCTGCTCCATTTTCGCCAGAAAATTTGTTGCAATTCAGAGACCCTTTGCCAGCTATTGAGACGACCGAAGTTGACCCATGTCATATTTGGTTCTGGGATAGAGATTAATGGACCGCCTACTAAAAAATGTCCAGGTGTTAATACATCCAAGTCATCCGGATCTTCTGAAAGAGGACACAATGGGCGAGAATTTAAGActgctgatatttggcacactAAAGTCCTCAGTTCATCAAATGTTAATGTGTTGAGTCCAACAACTctgtaaaaatgaaattttgcggatTTAACAGCTGCTTCCCAGAGCCCTCCGAAGTGAGGCGATCTGGGTGGAATAAATTTCCATTCAATACCATCATCGAGGCACTGTTCATGGACTGCGTTTAAATGTGACTGCCTCAAAAACATTTCTTTCAGTTCATTGAGTTCATTTTTGGCACCGACAAAATTTGTTGCATTATCCGACCATATTGTTCTTGGCTTGCCTCTGATGGAAACAAATCGTCGAAGAGCACATAGCATTTTACTGGCGGGCGACTCTTGACTTCTGATTTGTAGTAGAATGGTCCACAAAAATCCACACCAGTTGTGTGAAAAGCTCTATTCGGTCTAACTCTATCCGAGGGTAAATTGCCCATAACGTGTTGCATTAGCTTTGGCCTCATTCTAAAGCATctaacacatttggatattatagAGCTCACCAGTTTCCGTCCACCGATGGGCCAAAATTGCTGCCGAATGGCTGCCAATAAACATTGCGCGCCAGCATGCAgcaatttgaaatgaaaatgcatCACTATAGATCTTGTAATTGGATGGATTTTAGGTAATATAATGGGGTGACGTGCATCAAACTCCCAATTTGAGTTTTGAAGGCGCCCTCCAACTCGAATCAACCCATTATCGTCAACCATAGGCATCAAAGATGATAATTTGCTGTATGAAGGAATGGCTTTGTTTGCTTTCAATGTTCTATACTCCTCCGAGAAGCAAACTTGTTgaatatttttgattaaaagggTTGTCCCAGTTTTGATGTCATCTGGGGTTAACGCTTCAGAAGAACCTCTCAAtttaaaaaatagaaatttagaAATGTACGCAAATATTCGTTGCATTTTTGGAAATGAGTTGTGATACTTACACTGTATCGACAAATCGGTTAATGTAGTTGTAAGTAATACATTCCTTCTCCGCTCTGGCAAGTCCTTCAAGTATTCTGTACTACCAGGCCAGGCTGCAGATTCGCTCAAAAGGAAATCCGGTCCACTATTCCACAACGGTGATTTGAGTAGCTCTTCAGGGGTTGCGCCTCTTGATAAAATGTCAGCTGGATTGAGCTTCGTTGGAACATAGCGCCAAGACATTGTTGTTTCGAGTGACTGAATTCGAGAAACTCTATTCGAGACAAAAATATTGAAGTTTGATGGTAGTTCTCGAAGCCAGGATAATACTACCATTGAATCGGACCAACAAAATACATTGCAgcgaaaagaaaaagttttaacaACATTATCCACGAGTTCGGATAAAAGACATGCCGCTGAGAGTTCAAGTTTTGGAATTGTCAACGTTTTTATAGGTGAAACTCTAGATTTGGAGCATAATAAACAAGATCTTACAATGCCATCTATTTCCGACCGTACATACACGCATGCGCCGTAAGCAGCTAAACTGGCATCACAAAAGCCATGAATCTGGGTAGAGGCGGAGATTACCGAAACGTAGCGTGGAAATGTAAATCGATGAACTGAATCGAATTTGCTAATATAATCGATCCACGATGAGTGTAACATTTGAGGCAAACTTTCATCCCAATCCAAATTTTGCTTCCAAAGATGCTGCATGAAGATTTTTGCCTTGGTGATAACTGGTCCAATCAAGCCTAAAGGATCATAAAGCCGGGCAATAGATGACAATATGGTGCGCTTGGTTACCACCTTCCAATCATTGATGGGGTTgaacgaaaaaataaaattatcacTTTTGGGATCCCAAATCAGCCCAAGAGTTTTTGTGATGTCTGTACCATCATGAAATTTCAGAAACTGTTCACAATCTGAAACTGGAACACCTTCAAGAACAGCTGGCTCATTTGAACACCATTTACGAATCAAAAAATTGCCTCGTTTGAGTAACTCCGACACTTGTTGTCTTATGGCCAAAGCTTCTTCAACAGAATTGCCCCCAGAAATCATATCGTCAACATAAAAATCTCGCCGAACAATCTTAGCGCCAATAGGAAAACAATTCTCTTCATCGATGGAGAGTTGGTGCATTGCGCGTATGGCTAAGAACGCTGCTGGTTTTGTACCATACGTAACAGTGTTTAATTTGTAGACCTTTACTTCCTTCATTTCACTTTCTCGCCAGAGGATACACTGAAGATAATCATCAGGATGGGATACACGTACGCACCTGTACATCTTACAAATATCCCCACTCAGCGCCACCTTGAAAAATCTGTATCTGACTAGTGTATTAAACAATTTCGGTTGTATGCTAGGCCCAGCGTATAGAATATCGTTTAATGACATTCCTGATGTGGTTTTGGCCGAACCATCGAAGACAACTCTTAGCTTCGTCGAAGTACTGTCCAACTTATGGACACAATGATGAGGCAAGAAATATTTGGCTTCAGGTACCTGGGGCGATATTAACGACATATGATTTAAATCAGCATACTCACGAATAAAGGCAGTGTATTGGGCTTTTATTTCCGGATGGCGCCTGAATTTCCTTTCTAAACCATACAGACGCTGTAGTGCTTGTTGGTAAGAGCCTCCTAGGGATGAAACATCTTTGCCTTCGACTTTAGGCAATCGAACCGAATATTCACCTGTAGGTAGCCGGACGAAATTGTTGACGAAATGGGTTTCACAATACGTGTCCTCTTCAATAATGGGCTTAAAGTTGGTTTCAATTTCCCAAAATCCTTTAataattgttgaaagttgtgCTTCTTCTTCCTTCAAATCGGTATAAATAACGGCAAGCGAACAAGATTGCCGTGAACGAAAACTTCCTCCAGCAACTACCCATCCTAGTAAGGTTTTTTGCAAGACTGGTAAGTTGGCGGCAATCTTAATTTGCCCAACTGACATCAAATCGAAGAATAGTTCAGCACCAATCAAGATATCTATGCGATCAGGCTTATCAAATGATGGATCTGCAAGCTGAATATTTTTGGGAATATTCCAATTCGAAGTTTCCAAATTTATGCCGGGTTGATAGTCTGTGATTGTGGGTACAACCATGGCAGCGAATGTTGTAGAAAACTCGCCAATTCTAGATTTTACTACCAGATCAACAGATTTGTTTACATCAACACTTCCATCCCCAATGCCAGAAATGGTGGCTGAAACCCGATGGCAGTCTAAGCTAAGACGCTTGACAAGGCGATTGGCAATCAAGTTAAGCTGCGACGCAGAGTCCAAAATCGCTCGGCATGGAATGAATTCACCAAATCTATTTTTGGCAAGGATGATGGCAGTCGCAAGCAAAACGCTACCACTTGAAGATGAGGACGGCCCAGATGAGATGTCGGTGGATGACGTCAGCACCGCTTGAGTGCTCGATGGTTCCACAGGTTGCGATGATGTTGAAGGATGTGGCGTAGATGGTTGCTCCATATGCAACATAGTATGGTGTTTTGATGAACATTGCCGACAGCAGCCTGAGAAACATGTTTTCAAGGAATGCCCCTTACGGAGACAATTCAGACATAATTTGAGCCTTTTTGCTTCTTTAAAccgaagagagggagagaggttAGAAAACTGTGGACaatttacaataaaatggtccacTGAGTCACAAAAAACACACGATGGCGATTTGGCTCCTGCAGCCACATGCACATGACGATTTTTGGGGTTTTGTTTCTTGGTGTTCTGGTGTGTTGAATCCATGTTTGTGACAGAGTGCTCCAAATTTTCGAGCATACGACACCTTTGGTCTAAAAATGATGACATGGAACTCCAACTGGGCAATTCATTTGCCACCAAGCTCTCTTCCCACTTAATCTGTGCGGCCCTGTCCATTTTTGATGTTGCCAAATATATTAAAAGACCATCCGCTATTTGGCCTTTGGAGGTAATGGTCATCATAGCACGTAAATgcgaattcattttgtcactaaGATGTCTAAGGCCTACAGCAGAAACATTTTCGACAGGTTTCAGGGAAAATAATTCTTTAATGTGACTCTGAAAATGTAATAATTTATTATCGAAtctatttttcaataattttaccgCTTCCGCATAGTTTTTCTCGGTCAGCTCCAATGAAGAAACAGTGTCTAGAGCGATACCAGTAAGGCTAGAACGAAGATGATGAAACTTCTCTAAAACACTGAGATCCGTGCTGCTGTCGACAACCGTGGTAAACAAGGAGAAAAAGTTCGGCCAATCTGCATAACCTCCACTGAATTTGGGCAACTGAATTTCTGGAAGCCTAGTTTTTCGCATGGCCGATGAATTTTCACCAAACGAACCACCATCAATAGAAAATTGACGCATCGTTGAAGACCTAAGGTTTGATTCTGCCCTTTGAATAACATTCAATCGCCTGGTCAATTTAGCCTTCGCATCCAAGTATAGAGTTGTGAACCTCAGGCGCCCATTATATTCTTGTTCGACGGTTAATATTTCCTCCAATGCTGATTGAGCGTCTTCAAATGATGCGTTTATTTGGTCCACAAAGtcgagacggacggacaaatcggCCAAATCATATTGGGCCAGCTGCTCGCTTGTTAGGCTTTTGATTAATGTCTCCAACTGCTTCTCCATCGCTGATATTTTAGTTCGGAACGGCAAAACATTTTCAGCAACTTCCCCATTAATGGTATCGGTACCTTGATCAGTTACAGGCATTTTTCACTGTTCCACTTTCCAAACGATATATTTTTAAACGATAAAGTACTATCCgaattgatatttttatacccaccaccgaaggatgggggtatattcattttgtcattccgtttgcaacacatcgaaatatccatttccgaccctataaagtatatatattcttgatcagcgtgaaaatctaagacgatctagacatgtccgtccgtctgtccgtctgtccgtctgtccgtctgtctgttgaaatcacgctacagcctttaaaaatagagatattgagctgaaattttgcacagattctttttttgtccataagcaggtcaagttcgaagatgggctatatcggactatatcttgatatagcccccatatagaccgatcctccgatttagggtcttaggcccataaaagccatatttattatccgattttgctgaaatttggaacaatgagttgtgttaagcccttcgacgtctttcttcaatttgatccagatcggttcagatttggatatagctcccatatagaccgatcctccgatttatggtctaaggcccataaaagccacatttattattcgatttcgctgaaatttgggacagtgagttgtgttaggtctttcgacttcctctgttaatttgggtcagatcggttcagatttggatatagctgccatatagaccgatcctccggtttagggtcttaggcccacaaaagccacatttattatccgattttgatgaaattcgggacagtgaattgtgtaaggcccgtcgacatcttacgttaatttggctcagatcggttcagatttggatatagctgccatatagaccgatcctccgatttatggtgtttggtccataaaagccacatttattgtccgattttgctgaaatttgggacagtgagttgtgttaggcccttcgacgtctttcttcaatttgatccagatcggttcagatttggatatagctgccatatagaccgatttcttgatttattgttttgggcccataaaatgctcatttattgtccgatgtcgccgaaatttaagacagtgagttaagttaagccccttgacatacttctgcaatatcgcacagatcggtccagagttggatatagctgccatatagaccgatatctagattttaggttttggggccataaaaacgcatttattgtccgatgtcgctgaaatttgagacagtgagtttggttaggctcttcgacgtccttcttcaatttggcccagatcggtccatatttcaatatagctgtcatatagaccgatctctcgatctaaggttttgggcccataaaagagtcatttattgtccgaaatttgggacagtgctttgtgttaggctcttcgacactttTATGCAacaagatttggatgtagctgccatgtaaaccaatatttcgatttaaagtcttggccccataaaaggcgcatttataatccgatttcactgaaatttgacacagtgacttatgttaggcttttcgacatccgtgtcgtatatggttcagatcggtttattttaagatattgctagtgtacttattagtatttggtccaaatcggaacataatttgatataactgatatgggacataaggtatgaaattttcaccgaattttgatgaaaggaggtttacatatatacccaaggtggtgggtatccaaagttcggcccggccgaacttaacgcctttttacttgttttttttatattaaatttttgtgattACAACACTTAATCACGTCGGGGTCACCAATGTTTTGAGCCTGTAATCTTTTTTACAGGCTattgttgcaaaaaaaataaaaaagcgaCTATTTAAAGTTTAATGTACAAAAGCTCCGATATGAACTTCACTTTATTCGACTGCTTCTTTTCTACGAATGATTTAAAAATTCAATGTATGCAAAAATGATCTCGAAAGTAACAGAAtgcatttaccaaaaaaaaggtttatgtacaaaaagatttattttaaacatacatacaataGAATTGACCAGTCTATGTAACTACAAATAGACTGGCAAGTGCTTAGATGTATGAGGGAGTATGTATGTTTATTAGTTGTGTGTATAATTGCACTGCTTGcaggtaccaaaatatgcactcgctttaaacaacaaaaaacctgAGTGCAGCGCaagtgcaagtgcatttatgcaATACAGGGCCGGACTTGCGGTTAACAAATAGCTTTcagcttttttttaatttaagaagTGTTGTTATTTATATGGTGGGTGTGACGAtttcattcaaaaaattaatttctataaaataatataacaaGCTCTATTGTATTTCATTTCTGAAACTTTTTTCCGCCATATGGATGCCCTACACTACACCTGAAACACAAAGAGTTAGAATTTAATGCGATTTCATAGCCACCACCATGTCGCGATGTCATCATTATCTAGTCTTTCCTAGGTATATCGATCTTCGATGCGTGTGTTTTTCTTGATAATCTTAACACTGAAAGTCTGCATTGTggcaaaatcatttaaaaaatttcaaagcacCTACAATCATGTAAAATCGTCATATGGAGGCTACACCGAAACGTTGTCTGACAGAGCCCATTGTCAacaaaaaagtaagagcgtgctaagttcggctgggccgaatcttatacaccctccaccatggatcgcatttgtggagttctatgcgcgatatctctttttaggcaaacaaggaatattgaataaaaactgttatgctgttggagctatatcaagttgtagtccgattcggaccataaatgaatgctgaacattgtagaagtcattgtgtaatatttctgttcattcggataagaattgcgctctctagaggctcaagaagtcaagatctgagatcggtttatttggcagttatatcaggctatggaccgatttgaaccatacttggtacagttgttggaagaaaaaccttgtgcaaaatttcagccaaatcggattagaattggaTCTAggagtcaagatctcagatcggttaatatggcacctttatcaaaacatgaaccgatatggcccatttaaaatcccaagcGACCTTCACTGATagaaagtatgtgtgcaaaatttcaagcgcct includes:
- the LOC106090933 gene encoding uncharacterized protein LOC106090933 — encoded protein: MPVTDQGTDTINGEVAENVLPFRTKISAMEKQLETLIKSLTSEQLAQYDLADLSVRLDFVDQINASFEDAQSALEEILTVEQEYNGRLRFTTLYLDAKAKLTRRLNVIQRAESNLRSSTMRQFSIDGGSFGENSSAMRKTRLPEIQLPKFSGGYADWPNFFSLFTTVVDSSTDLSVLEKFHHLRSSLTGIALDTVSSLELTEKNYAEASHIKELFSLKPVENVSAVGLRHLSDKMNSHLRAMMTITSKGQIADGLLIYLATSKMDRAAQIKWEESLVANELPSWSSMSSFLDQRCRMLENLEHSVTNMDSTHQNTKKQNPKNRHVHVAAGAKSPSCVFCCCRQCSSKHHTMLHMEQPSTPHPSTSSQPVEPSSTQAVLTSSTDISSGPSSSSSGSVLLATAIILAKNRFGEFIPCRAILDSASQLNLIANRLVKRLSLDCHRVSATISGIGDGSVDVNKSVDLVVKSRIGEFSTTFAAMVVPTITDYQPGINLETSNWNIPKNIQLADPSFDKPDRIDILIGAELFFDLMSVGQIKIAANLPVLQKTLLGWVVAGGSFRSRQSCSLAVIYTDLKEEEAQLSTIIKGFWEIETNFKPIIEEDTYCETHFVNNFVRLPTGEYSVRLPKVEGKDVSSLGGSYQQALQRLYGLERKFRRHPEIKAQYTAFIREYADLNHMSLISPQVPEAKYFLPHHCVHKLDSTSTKLRVVFDGSAKTTSGMSLNDILYAGPSIQPKLFNTLVRYRFFKVALSGDICKMYRCVRVSHPDDYLQCILWRESEMKEVKVYKLNTVTYGTKPAAFLAIRAMHQLSIDEENCFPIGAKIVRRDFYVDDMISGGNSVEEALAIRQQVSELLKRGNFLIRKWCSNEPAVLEGVPVSDCEQFLKFHDGTDITKTLGLIWDPKSDNFIFSFNPINDWKVVTKRTILSSIARLYDPLGLIGPVITKAKIFMQHLWKQNLDWDESLPQMLHSSWIDYISKFDSVHRFTFPRYVSVISASTQIHGFCDASLAAYGACVYVRSEIDGISLETTMSWRYVPTKLNPADILSRGATPEELLKSPLWNSGPDFLLSESAAWPGSTEYLKDLPERRRNVLLTTTLTDLSIQCSSEALTPDDIKTGTTLLIKNIQQVCFSEEYRTLKANKAIPSYSKLSSLMPMVDDNGLIRENFMIKEGADEGDLLSPVLTTITCQWSVKRVTIKAANLFHIKESGLTFGVFSQDLRLSNKVSLNIIKRRTNSNMDNLLCDLLLKILLTSMLCWQFTEAFAIQPSDSLEIPNNKTDKIFVRPSNLIMKESHDDGSLRYQFIIDYPHAPVPGNHYLKPWDIVSSNTITVRNTENEQNRILKKKNILYLSKPVLGRKDPPKIK